The following is a genomic window from Niveispirillum cyanobacteriorum.
TCGACGTGGGGTCGAAATCCTGGACGAAGTTCCTGGCGGTCAGGGCTGTTGGGTCGATGTTCGAGAACCGGATCAAAGCCCCTGGCGGGGTTTTGATATAGGGACTCTGGGCCAGTGGATCAGCGTTGACCATCAGCAGCGTATCGCTGCCATCCTTGACCAGATAGAAATATCGGCCAAGCGGTGTCCCGGCCTCGATATTCCACAGGTTCGGCATGACCTTCGACAGGTCGATCACATCGGCAGCCTTGTCGAAATCGGTAATCGTCACTGTGTTGATTGGCAGGCCACCGAACAACGATGGCAAACCGTTGGGGGTGAAACGGTCAGCGCCGGCACCGCCGGTCAGGCTGCCCTCGCTGGCCTGGATCACATCATCGCCGGCCCCGCCATCGAGGCTTGATGCGCCATAGGTTGAAATAAGCGTATCGTTACCATCGTCACCAAACACGAGGTCACCGCTGCCGGCATTGGTGATGATATCGTTGCCGGCACCGCCGCGCATCGTGTCGGGAAAGGAATCTCCGGAACCCAGGGCATAGATCGGGTCGGAATACCATTGCAGGACATCGCTGCCGTCACCGCCTTCCAGCAGTTCCGACCCGATCGATCCCATCAACGTATCGCTGCCAGCCCCGCCGAACATCTCACTGTTCATGGCGCCGCTGATCCGGTCGGCGCCGTCGCCACCATGGATGGTGGCGCCCACACCGCCGGTCAGCGTGTCATTGCCGTCATCGCCGTTGATGACATCCGTGATACCGCCGCCACGGATCGTGTCATTGCCGCTGCCGCCCGACAGCTTGTTGGTACCCGTGGCATCAGAAATGAAATCATTGCCGCCATTGCCCTGGATCGTGTCGTTGCCGAAGCCGCCGACCAGCGTCTCCCCGGCATCGGTACCCGTCTGGGTCAGGTTGGATTGGTCGAAACGGGTGGTGGCGACAATGCCGCCCGCGAAGTTCCCGGCCACAAGGCTGCTGGCCTGGACATTGGCCAGGACGGCCAGGGTCCGCCCGGCCTGCCCACCGCCCGAATCCTCGTCAATAAGGATATGGGTATTGGCACCAATCTGGCCCAGCCAGATATAGCGCGCGAGATCGGCACCGGGCTTATAGCCCAGAAGCGTGTCAAGGATGGCCGTCAGGTCCAGCGTATCGCCACCTGCCCCTGGCGTGAAATCGGTGATGAACAGCTCCGACACAGAACCGGTCGATTGGCGATAATCGGTGATGACAAACCGGTCGCGGCCACCACCACCCGTTGCTCGACCGCCGGCCAGAGTCAGGACATCATCGCCCAGGCCCCCCTGGAAGGTCGCGTTCAAGGCGGTCAGAACGTCATTTCCGTCGCCGCCCACCAGCAGGTCAAACCCCGACCCACTGATGATCGTATCATTGCCGGCCCCGCCATCATAAACGCTGCTGTTGAAGTCAGGGGATGATGAACTGTCGATCAGGTCGTTGCCGTTGCCCGCGCTGACATTGTCATTGCCGCCGCCAGGCATGATCACATCGTTGCCGTCCCCACCACTGATCGTGTCGCTGCCGCGACCGCTGGTGATCGTGTCGTTGCCGTCATCTCCCGACAGGCTGTTGCCCAGGCCGCTGACATCAGAAATGACATCATTTCCAGCCCCGCCCGTGATGGTATCGTACCCCCAGCCGCCTGCCAGGGTGTCGTCACCGTCGGAGCCCTGAACCGTCGAACTATCGGTCACAATCAGGGTGCTGGGCTTGAAACCACCCGTGAAATGCCCGCTATTCAGCGCCGACAAAGTCACGTTGCGGAAGGTGACGAGTGTCTGTGTGGCATAGGTTGCACCCGCGCCGTCACGGTCCAGGCGTAGCAGCGTGTCGTTGCCGCTCAGCTCCAACCACAGGAAACGTCCGAACGGGTTCCCACCTGTATAACCCTGAAGGCTGGGCAGGATGCTGGTCAGATCCAGACTG
Proteins encoded in this region:
- a CDS encoding beta strand repeat-containing protein, with product MAAGEIKTGTIQDDTIMGGNLDDTITGVSGNDSLSGGDGNDSLTGGAGYDTLDGGAGDDRIDLTSAAFGDIDLAYGGAGNDTITSSLGEEQIDGGAGDDVLTAQRGTIVGGTGADTITLSDGIASGGSGRDRFVIGALGNPDQGQEWSVTLTDFAVGALGDSLDLTSILPSLQGYTGGNPFGRFLWLELSGNDTLLRLDRDGAGATYATQTLVTFRNVTLSALNSGHFTGGFKPSTLIVTDSSTVQGSDGDDTLAGGWGYDTITGGAGNDVISDVSGLGNSLSGDDGNDTITSGRGSDTISGGDGNDVIMPGGGNDNVSAGNGNDLIDSSSSPDFNSSVYDGGAGNDTIISGSGFDLLVGGDGNDVLTALNATFQGGLGDDVLTLAGGRATGGGGRDRFVITDYRQSTGSVSELFITDFTPGAGGDTLDLTAILDTLLGYKPGADLARYIWLGQIGANTHILIDEDSGGGQAGRTLAVLANVQASSLVAGNFAGGIVATTRFDQSNLTQTGTDAGETLVGGFGNDTIQGNGGNDFISDATGTNKLSGGSGNDTIRGGGITDVINGDDGNDTLTGGVGATIHGGDGADRISGAMNSEMFGGAGSDTLMGSIGSELLEGGDGSDVLQWYSDPIYALGSGDSFPDTMRGGAGNDIITNAGSGDLVFGDDGNDTLISTYGASSLDGGAGDDVIQASEGSLTGGAGADRFTPNGLPSLFGGLPINTVTITDFDKAADVIDLSKVMPNLWNIEAGTPLGRYFYLVKDGSDTLLMVNADPLAQSPYIKTPPGALIRFSNIDPTALTARNFVQDFDPTSKDFQPVTVMGGAGSDLLIGSLSNDRFVGGGGIDAVRYTGSADLVGRQIFIDSIWQSEGQFHYRVTDTRGNGNGIDDMFGVEIAILGNNAIPLRAPQPNTPYRPYDTTQFDEAAYLALYPDVAAMVKAGQYASGEAHYLAVGRSEFRASPARLDGTLVLFDESFYLAQNPDVAEVSGVGRAFRSSWEHYVQYGAKEGRDPNIFFDTDWYLATNKDVAAAGMDALTHYNTYGWKEGRDPSRWFDTSTYLDDNPNVVAMNMNPLTHYLLYGYVQGRAVTITELG